From the genome of Deltaproteobacteria bacterium, one region includes:
- a CDS encoding aminotransferase class I/II-fold pyridoxal phosphate-dependent enzyme, with protein sequence MALRFPALAGRRTAEAAAARRLSAVELSPIKAVELRASRIPGVVSLAQGIPSFDTPEPIKRFAAEKLAAGECAKYSVTPGLPELRELIAETLLREGMRYDPDTEIIVTCGAIEAITATLLASINPGDEVLVTSPTYASYLPAIRLAGGEPRFVALAEDANFDLDPDAIAEALTRHTRALLLCNPNNPTGTIFSRAQTLRMLALAEQHDLLVITDEVYKDFVYNDAVPFSPAQVSAARGRVVRTVSFSKSYGMTGWRVGFLHAARARAADILKVHDTLVTCAPVVSQYAAIAALTLGEPFVAEFRRIFHRRRDRVIGYLDALSEVFDYQRPNASYFVFPRLKDSVPWARDSQRLAADILERARVALVPGVAFGPTGEAHLRICYARDDRDIDLAFERLTDYFAGRVAERPSASVAPPLPAPAAGRRRALFRRAGVAALHGLARLYLARRRPLVVAIAGSRGKTVIKRLLAEALGRRLAVRANPLSYNTEVGVPLAVLDTVMDTRQPASVLRGLARALWLALFSRARLDVLVLELGVRHAGEMARHLRTVRPEIGVITRLSPSFSEDHQALAVLRAEIACLCRDLTERGKAVLLCADDPSLAVLGQELPGAWPFSRAQLSEQDGQRTLALDGAAYPVAREIVGDSNLYGLIVATRVGRQLGLSEDEVRSFLADRA encoded by the coding sequence ATGGCGCTGCGCTTTCCAGCCTTGGCCGGCCGGCGGACGGCCGAGGCGGCCGCTGCGCGCCGGCTCAGCGCCGTCGAGCTATCGCCGATCAAAGCCGTGGAACTGCGCGCCAGCCGTATCCCCGGCGTGGTTTCTTTGGCGCAAGGCATTCCGAGCTTCGACACTCCCGAGCCGATCAAGCGCTTCGCCGCGGAGAAGCTGGCCGCCGGTGAATGTGCCAAGTATTCGGTGACACCCGGGCTGCCCGAGTTGCGCGAGCTGATCGCCGAGACCCTGCTGCGCGAGGGCATGCGCTACGACCCCGACACCGAAATCATCGTCACCTGCGGCGCGATCGAGGCCATCACCGCCACCTTGCTGGCATCGATCAATCCCGGCGACGAGGTGCTGGTGACCTCGCCGACCTACGCCTCGTACTTGCCCGCCATCCGTTTGGCCGGCGGCGAGCCGCGCTTCGTCGCCCTCGCCGAGGATGCCAACTTCGATCTCGACCCGGACGCCATTGCCGAGGCGCTCACCCGCCACACCCGCGCCCTGCTGCTGTGCAACCCCAACAATCCCACCGGCACGATCTTCTCCCGCGCGCAAACGCTGCGCATGCTGGCGCTGGCCGAGCAGCACGATCTGCTGGTGATCACCGACGAGGTTTACAAGGACTTCGTTTACAACGACGCCGTGCCGTTCAGCCCGGCACAAGTGAGCGCCGCACGCGGCCGGGTGGTGCGCACGGTGTCGTTCTCGAAATCGTACGGCATGACCGGCTGGCGCGTCGGCTTCCTGCACGCGGCGCGCGCGCGCGCCGCCGACATCCTCAAGGTGCACGACACGCTGGTCACCTGTGCGCCGGTGGTATCGCAGTACGCGGCGATCGCCGCGCTCACGCTCGGCGAGCCCTTCGTCGCCGAGTTTCGCCGGATATTTCATCGCCGGCGCGACCGCGTGATCGGTTATCTGGATGCCCTCTCCGAGGTTTTCGATTATCAGCGCCCGAACGCATCGTACTTCGTCTTCCCGCGGCTGAAAGACAGCGTGCCTTGGGCGCGTGATTCCCAGCGCTTAGCGGCCGACATCCTCGAGCGGGCGCGGGTGGCGCTGGTGCCGGGGGTCGCCTTCGGCCCCACCGGCGAAGCCCACTTGCGCATCTGTTACGCGCGTGATGACCGAGACATCGATCTCGCTTTCGAGCGGCTCACCGATTACTTCGCCGGGCGAGTGGCCGAGCGGCCGAGCGCGAGCGTGGCCCCACCGTTACCGGCACCTGCCGCCGGCCGCCGGCGGGCGCTCTTTCGCCGCGCCGGCGTAGCCGCGTTGCATGGGCTGGCGCGGCTGTACTTGGCGCGCCGGCGGCCGCTGGTGGTAGCGATTGCCGGCAGCCGCGGAAAGACCGTGATCAAGCGTCTGCTCGCCGAAGCGCTCGGGCGGCGCCTGGCGGTGCGCGCCAACCCGCTCTCTTACAACACTGAAGTCGGCGTGCCGCTGGCCGTGCTCGACACCGTCATGGACACGCGCCAGCCGGCTTCGGTGCTGCGCGGCTTGGCGCGGGCGCTGTGGCTGGCGCTGTTCTCCCGCGCCCGGCTCGACGTACTGGTGCTCGAACTCGGGGTGCGGCATGCCGGCGAGATGGCCAGGCACTTGCGCACCGTGCGCCCCGAAATCGGCGTCATCACCAGGCTGAGCCCCAGCTTCAGCGAGGACCATCAGGCGCTGGCGGTGCTACGGGCGGAAATCGCGTGCCTATGTCGTGATCTGACCGAGCGCGGCAAGGCGGTGCTGCTGTGCGCCGATGACCCGTCATTGGCGGTGCTGGGGCAGGAGTTGCCCGGCGCCTGGCCCTTCAGCCGCGCACAACTCAGCGAACAGGACGGCCAGCGCACGCTCGCGCTCGACGGCGCCGCGTACCCGGTGGCGCGCGAGATCGTCGGCGACAGCAATCTCTACGGCCTGATCGTCGCCACCCGCGTCGGCCGGCAGCTGGGGTTGAGCGAGGACGAAGTACGCTCGTTCCTGGCGGACCGCGCGTGA
- the nadA gene encoding quinolinate synthase NadA, which translates to MIPHPEPTAAELEQEFACLNTPQLYNRDNCAELATLIHRVNQLKQQRNAVVLAHNYQRPEIFEVADFVGDSLELARQATGVTAGVIVFCGVHFMAETAKILNPDKTVLLPDLRAGCSLADAVNAEELQQRQRQLRTLYPDLMTVAYVNTTAEVKAVVDACCTSSNAAQIVAALPAQHILFVPDQHLGEYVQTQTTKTIISWNGNCYVHHQITPANIQAVKDALPNVKVLVHPECRADVVALADAVLSTSGMVQYAKTSPAEEFLIVTECGLSDRLLIEVPEKRFYKSCKLCQFMKMITLAGTLQALENMEHEIVLDEQVRAGAERSLRRMLDLSR; encoded by the coding sequence ATGATCCCTCACCCCGAACCAACCGCCGCCGAACTGGAGCAGGAGTTCGCCTGTCTCAATACACCGCAGCTTTACAACCGCGACAACTGCGCCGAGTTGGCAACGTTGATCCACCGCGTCAACCAGCTCAAGCAGCAACGCAACGCGGTGGTGCTGGCGCACAACTACCAGCGGCCGGAGATCTTCGAGGTCGCCGACTTCGTCGGTGACTCGTTGGAGCTGGCGCGCCAAGCCACCGGCGTCACCGCCGGCGTCATCGTCTTCTGCGGCGTTCACTTCATGGCCGAAACCGCCAAGATCCTCAACCCCGACAAGACCGTCCTGCTCCCCGACCTGCGCGCCGGCTGCTCGTTGGCCGACGCCGTGAACGCGGAGGAACTGCAGCAGCGCCAGCGCCAGCTGCGCACCCTCTATCCCGACCTCATGACCGTCGCCTACGTCAACACCACCGCGGAGGTCAAGGCGGTGGTCGATGCCTGCTGCACTTCCTCGAATGCGGCCCAGATCGTCGCCGCCCTGCCCGCGCAACACATCCTGTTTGTCCCCGATCAACACCTGGGCGAGTACGTGCAGACGCAAACCACCAAGACCATCATCTCGTGGAACGGCAACTGCTACGTTCATCACCAGATCACACCCGCCAACATTCAGGCAGTCAAGGATGCCCTGCCCAACGTCAAGGTGCTGGTCCACCCCGAGTGCCGGGCCGACGTGGTAGCGCTGGCCGACGCAGTGCTCAGCACCAGCGGCATGGTGCAGTACGCCAAGACCAGCCCGGCCGAGGAGTTCTTGATCGTTACCGAATGCGGGCTGTCGGACCGCCTGCTGATCGAGGTGCCGGAGAAGCGTTTCTACAAGTCGTGCAAGCTCTGCCAGTTCATGAAGATGATCACGCTGGCGGGCACGCTGCAAGCGCTCGAAAACATGGAGCACGAGATCGTGCTCGACGAACAGGTGCGCGCCGGCGCCGAGCGTTCGCTGCGCCGGATGCTCGATCTCAGCCGCTGA
- a CDS encoding outer membrane lipoprotein-sorting protein, producing the protein MRSSIIAAGFTLTLLLGRAGAEPPDRVAALLRAVEAAVQPATALRADGELTVASPEQTLSYPLILLSRPGRHASELYFELGHNGGKALVLEGGARSLRLAAGASRPEPFPADAAWAGSEFSREDLQPFRAAAFGDVRISDESATRITLALVPKASQYCLLVMTIDLERKVPLKILYYRGTLNNLVKMQRDGDHARIAGSWRPRTVTMEDFKLRTQSTLRLRWTENPDFSPAVFEPAALAQSSGLRWP; encoded by the coding sequence ATGCGCAGCTCGATCATTGCCGCCGGATTCACGCTCACGCTCCTGCTCGGGCGCGCCGGCGCCGAACCGCCCGATCGGGTGGCCGCACTGCTGCGTGCAGTGGAAGCGGCGGTGCAGCCGGCCACCGCGCTGCGGGCCGACGGCGAGTTGACCGTGGCCTCGCCCGAGCAGACCCTCAGCTACCCTTTGATCTTGCTCTCTCGGCCCGGCCGGCATGCCAGCGAGCTATACTTCGAGCTCGGCCACAACGGCGGCAAGGCCCTGGTGCTGGAAGGTGGCGCGCGCAGCTTGCGGCTCGCCGCCGGTGCCAGCCGCCCCGAGCCTTTTCCCGCCGACGCGGCCTGGGCCGGCAGCGAGTTCTCGCGCGAGGATTTGCAGCCGTTCCGCGCCGCTGCTTTCGGCGACGTCCGCATCAGTGACGAGAGCGCCACTCGCATCACCCTCGCGCTCGTACCCAAAGCCTCGCAGTACTGCTTGCTGGTGATGACCATTGATCTCGAGCGCAAGGTGCCGCTGAAGATCCTTTACTATCGCGGCACGCTCAACAACCTGGTCAAGATGCAGCGCGATGGCGATCACGCCCGCATCGCCGGCAGCTGGCGGCCGCGCACAGTCACGATGGAAGACTTCAAGCTGCGCACCCAGAGCACGCTCCGGCTGCGCTGGACGGAGAACCCAGATTTCTCCCCCGCCGTATTCGAGCCTGCGGCTCTGGCCCAGTCCTCGGGGTTGCGCTGGCCGTAA
- a CDS encoding MATE family efflux transporter, whose translation MDGEAPSLTVTAEPVSPRVPAPAIAVSQSELRRVIWALAWPVIITFLFESLVGLVDTLMVGRLGAAAVASVGVGAQILSGVSVAMTAVGTGTLALVARHIGAAEPEEARGVLAQSLLAAALLSVAAITPVIIWAEPLVALFGVEPKVIELGSGFVRLVMLSIPASAVLFVVGSALRGAGDTRTPLVIGVVVNVLNVAGNYALIFGKFGLPAMGVRGSALATTIAFSAGGAMGLLLLARGTLALTLAPRQLWPHAGTIRRILAIGYPSAAEQLLMQIGFFFYLWFAARYGTSAVAAYFIGVRILALSFLPGFGFGAAAGALVGQNLGAGDPRRAERAGWEASWLSVYLMSACGLLIIVAARPIARLFVDDDEVVADTVSFIYMLGLAQPLMAIDFTIGGALRGAGDTRFPLITVLVAFYGCRLGCAYLAASVFHLSLVWVWAALIGDYVARAALKSWRFRSGYWKTIEV comes from the coding sequence ATGGATGGTGAAGCCCCGTCGTTGACCGTGACCGCCGAACCGGTCAGCCCCCGCGTGCCCGCGCCAGCCATCGCCGTGAGCCAGTCCGAGTTGCGCCGCGTCATCTGGGCGCTGGCGTGGCCGGTGATCATCACCTTCCTGTTCGAGTCGCTTGTCGGCCTGGTCGACACGCTGATGGTGGGGCGGCTGGGAGCAGCCGCGGTCGCCTCGGTCGGTGTCGGGGCGCAGATCCTCTCCGGCGTCAGTGTCGCCATGACCGCGGTGGGTACGGGGACACTGGCGCTGGTGGCGCGGCACATCGGTGCCGCCGAGCCCGAGGAGGCGCGCGGCGTGTTGGCGCAGTCGCTGCTGGCGGCCGCGCTGCTCTCGGTGGCGGCGATTACACCGGTGATCATCTGGGCGGAGCCGCTGGTGGCGTTGTTCGGTGTCGAGCCGAAGGTGATCGAGCTGGGCAGCGGCTTCGTCCGTTTGGTCATGCTGTCGATTCCGGCCTCGGCCGTGCTCTTCGTGGTGGGCTCGGCGTTGCGCGGCGCCGGCGACACGCGCACGCCGCTGGTCATCGGCGTGGTGGTCAACGTGCTCAATGTCGCCGGCAACTACGCGTTGATCTTCGGCAAGTTCGGCCTGCCGGCAATGGGGGTGCGGGGCTCGGCGCTGGCGACGACCATCGCCTTCAGCGCAGGCGGCGCCATGGGGTTGCTCTTGCTGGCGCGCGGGACGCTGGCGCTCACGCTGGCGCCGCGCCAGCTCTGGCCGCACGCCGGCACCATCCGGCGCATCCTCGCCATCGGCTATCCGAGCGCGGCGGAGCAATTGCTGATGCAGATCGGGTTCTTCTTCTACTTGTGGTTCGCGGCGCGCTACGGCACCAGCGCGGTGGCCGCGTACTTCATCGGGGTGCGCATCCTGGCGCTCTCCTTTCTGCCCGGCTTCGGCTTCGGCGCCGCCGCCGGGGCTTTGGTCGGGCAAAACCTCGGGGCCGGCGATCCGCGCCGCGCCGAGCGCGCCGGCTGGGAAGCCAGCTGGCTGTCCGTCTATCTCATGTCGGCCTGCGGGCTGCTGATCATCGTGGCGGCCCGGCCGATTGCCCGGCTCTTCGTTGACGATGACGAGGTCGTCGCCGACACGGTTTCGTTCATCTACATGCTGGGGCTGGCGCAGCCGTTGATGGCGATTGATTTCACCATCGGCGGCGCGTTGCGCGGCGCCGGCGATACCCGCTTTCCGCTGATCACCGTGCTGGTGGCCTTCTACGGCTGCCGGCTCGGCTGTGCCTACCTGGCCGCCTCGGTGTTCCACCTGAGCCTGGTCTGGGTGTGGGCCGCGCTCATCGGCGACTACGTCGCCCGCGCCGCGCTCAAGTCGTGGCGCTTCCGCAGCGGCTACTGGAAGACCATCGAGGTCTAG
- a CDS encoding pyridoxamine 5'-phosphate oxidase family protein: MSLAMSRTERETFLAAVRVAVVSVAAPGRAPLCLPIWYSYEPGGAVRFATGGSSRKAALMRAAGRASLCVQTETPPYQYVSVEGPITIREPDFETDLRPLAYRYLGQEMGDWYLRTTASERADSVLVTLTPERWLSADYNKMVMA, encoded by the coding sequence ATGTCCTTAGCAATGAGTCGAACGGAACGGGAAACCTTTCTGGCGGCGGTGCGAGTGGCCGTGGTCAGCGTCGCGGCTCCGGGGCGGGCGCCGCTCTGCCTGCCGATCTGGTACAGCTACGAGCCCGGCGGGGCGGTGCGCTTCGCCACCGGCGGCAGCTCGAGGAAGGCAGCGCTGATGCGCGCCGCCGGCCGCGCCAGCCTGTGCGTGCAAACCGAAACCCCGCCGTACCAATACGTCAGCGTCGAGGGGCCGATCACCATCCGCGAGCCCGACTTTGAGACCGATTTGCGCCCGCTGGCGTACCGCTATCTCGGCCAAGAGATGGGTGACTGGTACCTGCGCACCACTGCCTCCGAGCGCGCGGATAGCGTTCTGGTGACGCTGACGCCCGAGCGCTGGCTGAGCGCCGACTACAACAAGATGGTGATGGCCTGA
- a CDS encoding energy-coupling factor transporter transmembrane protein EcfT gives MRLYLYLERRTPLHQLNPTVKVLAMLGFFVAIFVTERPLLQLPLTLGVFGLIGWIGALANVRRLRVLFVMVFVMTLLIWSLFYGQGEPLLELGPIQVSAAALEFALGMAMKLATFLAVGVLFLSITKIEEFAYALTRIGMPYKLGFTMTLAFRLVPVFVEAAFTVVQAQRSRGFNFDEGNLLQRMRRYVPVLVPVFMGALRRADAMAMALEARGFQSRRRRTSFEQYRFAAGDAVALALVLAVTAVFVSLWWSGYARVLV, from the coding sequence GTGCGCCTCTACCTCTACCTCGAGCGCCGCACGCCGCTGCACCAACTGAATCCGACGGTGAAGGTGCTGGCGATGCTGGGTTTCTTCGTCGCCATCTTCGTCACCGAACGGCCGCTGCTGCAGCTGCCGCTCACGCTCGGGGTCTTCGGGTTGATCGGCTGGATCGGGGCGTTGGCTAACGTGCGGCGCCTGCGGGTACTGTTCGTCATGGTGTTCGTGATGACGCTGCTGATCTGGAGTCTGTTCTACGGCCAGGGCGAGCCGCTGCTGGAGCTCGGGCCGATTCAAGTCAGCGCGGCGGCCTTGGAGTTTGCCCTCGGCATGGCGATGAAGCTGGCCACGTTCTTGGCCGTCGGGGTGTTGTTCCTATCGATCACCAAGATCGAGGAGTTCGCTTACGCGCTAACCCGCATCGGGATGCCGTACAAGCTGGGCTTCACCATGACGCTGGCGTTCCGGCTGGTGCCGGTGTTCGTCGAGGCCGCGTTCACCGTGGTCCAGGCGCAGCGCAGCCGCGGCTTCAACTTCGACGAGGGCAACCTGCTCCAGCGCATGCGCCGTTACGTGCCGGTGTTGGTGCCCGTCTTCATGGGCGCGTTGCGGCGCGCCGACGCCATGGCGATGGCGCTCGAGGCGCGCGGCTTTCAGTCGCGCCGGCGCCGCACCAGCTTCGAGCAGTATCGCTTCGCGGCCGGCGACGCGGTGGCGCTGGCGCTGGTGCTCGCGGTCACGGCGGTCTTCGTCAGCTTGTGGTGGAGCGGCTATGCGCGCGTGCTGGTTTAG
- a CDS encoding histidine phosphatase family protein → MRLVLVRHGETAGQSSIRYYGATDVPLSETGRAQMRRAAAALAGEDFAAVYASDLARAREGARIVSGRAEVTAVPGFNEIDFGHWEGLTAEEIRRRDPEAYAAWAAQPADFSYPGGEATAAFRARTVAALHPLLAAAPPGALLFVLHKGVIRNIVSELLQFDGHARRQLAVELASIHVLSRVNGSWCAAGLDRVEHL, encoded by the coding sequence ATGCGCTTGGTGTTGGTGCGGCACGGCGAGACCGCGGGGCAGTCGAGCATTCGCTACTACGGCGCCACCGACGTGCCGTTGAGCGAGACCGGCCGGGCACAAATGCGGCGGGCGGCGGCGGCACTCGCCGGCGAAGACTTCGCGGCGGTCTATGCCAGTGACTTGGCGCGCGCGCGCGAAGGGGCACGCATCGTTTCCGGGCGCGCCGAGGTCACGGCCGTGCCCGGATTCAACGAGATCGATTTCGGCCATTGGGAGGGCCTGACGGCGGAGGAAATTCGCCGGCGCGACCCAGAGGCTTACGCGGCGTGGGCGGCGCAGCCGGCGGACTTCTCCTATCCCGGCGGCGAGGCGACCGCCGCCTTTCGTGCCCGTACCGTGGCGGCACTGCACCCGCTGCTGGCGGCGGCGCCGCCGGGCGCGTTGCTGTTCGTGCTCCACAAAGGCGTCATCCGCAATATCGTCAGCGAGCTGTTGCAGTTCGACGGGCACGCGCGCCGCCAGCTGGCAGTCGAGCTGGCCTCGATTCACGTACTGAGCCGAGTCAACGGCAGCTGGTGTGCCGCCGGGCTCGACCGCGTCGAGCACCTCTGA
- a CDS encoding NUDIX hydrolase: MTQAAAQLQPWVAVDVVIFTIDEAVLKALLVKLKDGPFAGRWAFPGGLVGVGESLEAAAKRELYEKTGLRHPYLEQLRSFGAPRRDPRAHVVSVAYFALLPRRGRDLGEHPKYARLEWRAVDQLPPLAYDHRAVARYARDRLRAKLAYTNIVYSLLPHEFTVGELQEVYEIILGRRLDRRNFRKKMLATGLLRELPRVRRGPHRPAALYAFAQRRLVNIPIL; encoded by the coding sequence ATGACACAAGCGGCGGCGCAGCTTCAACCCTGGGTGGCTGTCGACGTGGTGATCTTCACCATCGACGAGGCCGTGCTCAAGGCTTTACTGGTCAAGCTCAAGGACGGGCCCTTCGCCGGCCGCTGGGCTTTCCCGGGCGGACTGGTGGGTGTGGGTGAGTCGCTCGAGGCCGCCGCCAAGCGCGAGCTGTACGAAAAGACCGGCCTGCGCCACCCCTATCTGGAGCAGCTGCGCAGCTTCGGTGCGCCGCGGCGCGATCCGCGGGCGCACGTGGTCTCGGTCGCCTATTTTGCACTGCTTCCCCGTCGCGGCCGTGATCTCGGGGAGCATCCGAAGTACGCTCGGCTGGAGTGGCGCGCGGTCGATCAGCTGCCGCCGCTGGCGTACGATCACCGCGCGGTGGCGCGCTATGCCCGCGACCGCCTGCGGGCCAAGCTGGCTTACACCAACATCGTTTACAGCCTGCTGCCGCACGAGTTCACCGTCGGTGAGCTGCAGGAGGTCTACGAGATCATCCTCGGCCGGCGCCTCGACCGGCGCAACTTCCGCAAGAAGATGTTGGCCACCGGGCTGCTGCGCGAGCTGCCCCGGGTGCGCCGCGGCCCACACCGGCCGGCAGCGCTGTATGCCTTCGCCCAGCGCCGCTTGGTTAATATTCCAATACTGTAG
- a CDS encoding Uma2 family endonuclease encodes MEPREAQTQLAGQVSSLLPAPGEWQDADYLWLTRRTHQLVELADGVIEVLAMPSERHQAMVAQLFLAFLAVAQRIGGKVVFAPFRLRLRTGRFREPDLLVLRSAGDARRHDAYWDGADLVIEVLSEDDPERDTVTKRREYAEAGIAEYWIVDGKAETITVLQLEAGGYREHGSFGRGTAATSLILPGLGVNADNVFDAR; translated from the coding sequence ATGGAGCCGAGGGAGGCACAAACGCAGTTGGCCGGGCAAGTGAGTTCGCTGCTGCCAGCCCCTGGGGAATGGCAGGATGCGGACTACCTGTGGCTGACACGTCGCACGCATCAACTTGTCGAATTGGCGGACGGGGTGATTGAGGTGTTGGCCATGCCCAGCGAGCGGCACCAGGCGATGGTCGCGCAGCTCTTTCTGGCCTTCTTGGCAGTCGCGCAGCGAATCGGCGGTAAGGTTGTGTTCGCGCCGTTTCGGCTGCGATTACGCACGGGCCGGTTTCGCGAGCCCGATCTGCTCGTGCTGCGCTCGGCCGGCGATGCGCGCCGGCACGACGCCTATTGGGACGGCGCCGATCTGGTCATCGAGGTGCTCAGCGAGGACGACCCCGAGCGCGACACAGTCACCAAACGTCGCGAGTATGCGGAGGCCGGTATCGCGGAGTACTGGATCGTCGATGGCAAAGCCGAGACGATCACGGTGCTGCAGCTCGAGGCCGGCGGCTACCGAGAACACGGTTCATTCGGCCGTGGCACCGCGGCCACCTCACTGATCCTGCCCGGGCTCGGTGTAAACGCCGACAACGTCTTCGACGCCCGGTGA
- a CDS encoding c-type cytochrome, whose translation MRRLSWSHGLALILLLENAYLAWPPVRDLALRAEAHPAVRGRQLALGLGCFSCHGPEGRGGVPNHGSKYETVPGFGEQTLMMFVKDEAEVREYIRDGAPQRQRQRAAYQAELAAQALRMPAFGDWLSEAESDALVAYLRLVSGLLRPTDPAITHGEQMFGRLGCAACHGEMGMGGRPNPGSLKGYIPGFLGDDYRELVRDDAELLAWLRDGALARVAEHPLGHYFFERQRVRMPAYKHFVADDDLRAIAAYVRWLAAGAWQEQPLAP comes from the coding sequence ATGAGGCGATTGAGCTGGAGCCATGGGCTGGCGCTGATTCTGCTGCTGGAGAACGCTTACCTGGCCTGGCCGCCGGTACGCGACCTGGCGCTGCGCGCCGAAGCTCATCCTGCCGTGCGCGGCCGGCAGCTGGCGCTCGGCCTCGGCTGCTTCAGCTGCCACGGGCCCGAGGGCCGCGGCGGCGTGCCCAACCACGGCAGCAAGTATGAAACCGTGCCGGGCTTCGGCGAGCAGACGCTGATGATGTTCGTCAAGGACGAGGCCGAGGTGCGCGAGTACATCCGCGACGGCGCGCCGCAGCGCCAGCGCCAGCGCGCCGCTTATCAGGCCGAGTTGGCGGCGCAGGCGCTGCGTATGCCCGCCTTCGGCGACTGGCTGAGCGAAGCCGAGAGCGATGCGCTGGTGGCCTACCTGCGGCTGGTCTCCGGCCTGCTCCGTCCTACCGACCCCGCCATCACACATGGTGAGCAGATGTTCGGCCGGCTCGGCTGCGCCGCCTGCCACGGCGAGATGGGCATGGGCGGGCGGCCCAATCCGGGCTCGCTCAAAGGCTACATCCCGGGATTTCTCGGCGACGACTATCGCGAGCTCGTACGCGATGACGCGGAGTTGCTGGCCTGGCTGCGCGACGGCGCACTGGCGCGCGTCGCCGAGCATCCGCTCGGCCATTACTTCTTCGAGCGCCAGCGCGTGCGCATGCCGGCCTACAAACACTTCGTTGCCGACGACGACCTGCGGGCGATCGCCGCCTACGTGCGCTGGCTGGCCGCGGGCGCTTGGCAGGAGCAACCGCTGGCACCTTAG